Proteins co-encoded in one Ruegeria pomeroyi DSS-3 genomic window:
- the dusB gene encoding tRNA dihydrouridine synthase DusB gives MTLHLGDKTLAPPVILAPMAGITDRPFRDLVMEFGAGMVVSEMVASQEMVQAKPGVRERAELSADVENTAVQLAGRDTHWIAEAARQVADRGARVIDINMGCPAKKVTNGYSGSALLKTPDHALRLIEAVVAAVDVPVTLKTRLGWDDTLMNAPDVARRAAEAGVRMVTIHGRTRCQFYKGRADWAAIAAVREAVDVPLIANGDITCAHTARQALDRSGADGVMVGRGAQGRPWLLAQIAHALYGTPAPEVPQGAELADMVARHYQAMLDFYGRELGLRVARKHLGWYMDEAATPAPLRKLVLTARDPETVLHLLPEALCGNAEEAA, from the coding sequence GTGACCCTGCATCTTGGAGACAAAACCCTGGCCCCGCCGGTGATCCTGGCGCCGATGGCCGGAATCACCGACCGCCCCTTTCGCGATCTGGTGATGGAGTTCGGCGCCGGCATGGTGGTGAGCGAGATGGTCGCCAGCCAGGAGATGGTGCAGGCCAAACCGGGTGTGCGCGAGCGGGCGGAACTGTCAGCGGATGTTGAAAATACCGCCGTGCAGCTGGCCGGGCGCGATACCCACTGGATCGCCGAGGCCGCCCGTCAGGTCGCCGACCGGGGCGCGCGCGTGATCGACATCAACATGGGTTGCCCGGCCAAGAAGGTGACCAACGGCTATTCCGGCTCGGCGCTGCTCAAGACCCCCGATCACGCGCTGCGCCTGATCGAGGCGGTGGTTGCGGCGGTTGATGTGCCGGTGACGCTCAAGACCCGGTTGGGTTGGGACGATACGCTGATGAACGCGCCCGATGTGGCGCGGCGCGCAGCCGAGGCCGGCGTGCGGATGGTGACAATCCATGGCCGCACCCGCTGTCAGTTCTACAAGGGCCGTGCCGATTGGGCGGCGATTGCGGCGGTGCGAGAAGCGGTCGATGTGCCGCTGATTGCCAATGGCGACATCACCTGCGCCCACACCGCCCGGCAGGCGCTGGACCGGTCCGGCGCCGATGGGGTGATGGTGGGGCGCGGCGCGCAGGGGCGGCCCTGGCTGCTGGCGCAGATTGCCCATGCGCTTTATGGCACGCCCGCGCCCGAGGTGCCGCAAGGCGCCGAGCTGGCCGACATGGTGGCGCGCCACTATCAGGCCATGCTTGATTTCTACGGGCGCGAACTGGGCCTGCGCGTCGCGCGCAAGCATCTGGGCTGGTACATGGACGAGGCCGCCACCCCAGCACCGCTGCGCAAGCTGGTGCTGACCGCGCGCGACCCGGAAACGGTGCTGCACCTGCTGCCTGAGGCGCTGTGCGGCAACGCGGAGGAGGCCGCATGA
- a CDS encoding bifunctional 2-C-methyl-D-erythritol 4-phosphate cytidylyltransferase/2-C-methyl-D-erythritol 2,4-cyclodiphosphate synthase — MTTAAIIVAAGRGTRAGGGVPKQWRPLAGRRVADWTLDRFALRQITHVVLVLHPEDHDAWDEFATTPLILAPGGSDRAGSVRNGLAALDGLGITKVLIHDVARPCVSAATIGAVLDALDAHPGAAPGLAVTDALWTGAEGLVTGTRERDGLFAAQTPQGFRYDAIVAAHAAHPGGAADDVEVARAAELTVAIVPGDPDNLKITRAEDFARAERILRQDMDVRLGNGYDVHRFGPGDHVILCGIKVPHDRGLQGHSDADVGMHAVTDALYGALVEGDIGRHFPPSDPQWKGAASEIFLRHAVDLVRARGFAVSNIDCTLVCEYPKIGPHALEMQAEMARIMGLEASRVSVKATTSERLGFTGRSEGIAALATACLVKP; from the coding sequence ATGACCACAGCCGCCATCATCGTTGCCGCCGGGCGTGGCACCCGCGCGGGCGGGGGCGTGCCCAAACAATGGCGCCCGCTGGCCGGGCGCCGGGTGGCCGACTGGACGCTGGACCGCTTTGCGCTCCGGCAGATCACCCATGTCGTTCTGGTGCTGCATCCCGAGGACCACGACGCCTGGGACGAGTTTGCCACGACCCCGCTGATCCTGGCGCCGGGCGGTTCTGATCGCGCGGGCTCGGTCCGAAATGGGCTGGCGGCGCTGGACGGTCTGGGCATCACCAAGGTGCTGATCCATGACGTCGCTCGTCCCTGTGTCTCGGCCGCTACGATCGGTGCCGTACTGGACGCGCTCGACGCCCATCCCGGCGCGGCGCCCGGGCTGGCGGTGACCGATGCGCTCTGGACCGGGGCCGAGGGTCTGGTGACCGGTACCCGCGAGCGCGACGGGCTGTTTGCCGCGCAGACACCGCAGGGCTTTCGCTATGACGCCATCGTCGCGGCCCACGCCGCCCACCCCGGCGGGGCGGCAGATGATGTCGAGGTGGCGCGCGCCGCCGAGTTGACCGTGGCCATCGTGCCGGGCGACCCCGACAACCTGAAAATCACGCGGGCCGAGGATTTCGCCCGCGCCGAACGGATATTGAGGCAGGACATGGATGTAAGGCTTGGCAATGGATATGACGTGCACCGGTTCGGACCGGGCGATCACGTGATCCTTTGCGGCATCAAGGTGCCGCATGACCGGGGTCTGCAAGGCCATTCCGATGCCGATGTGGGCATGCATGCGGTCACCGACGCGCTCTATGGCGCGCTGGTCGAGGGCGATATCGGCCGCCATTTCCCGCCCTCGGACCCGCAATGGAAGGGCGCGGCGAGCGAGATCTTCCTGCGCCATGCGGTCGATCTGGTGCGCGCGCGCGGTTTCGCTGTGTCCAACATCGACTGCACGCTGGTGTGCGAATACCCCAAGATCGGCCCGCATGCCCTTGAGATGCAGGCGGAAATGGCCCGGATCATGGGGCTGGAGGCAAGCCGGGTATCGGTCAAGGCCACGACCTCCGAACGGCTGGGGTTCACCGGCCGGAGCGAAGGCATCGCCGCGCTGGCCACCGCCTGTCTGGTGAAACCATGA
- a CDS encoding phosphatidylglycerophosphatase A family protein encodes MSIASLIGTVGGVGYLRPAPGTWGSLAALPLAWVLHQLGGFPLLALATLGAFVAGLWATRVMTAGQTDHDPSEIVIDEVAGQFLALWALSLPAWSHGIEISALWPGWIAAFVLFRLFDITKPGPVGWADRRGDPMGVMLDDIIAGLFAAIGTALLAALSHGVLGL; translated from the coding sequence ATGAGCATTGCATCGCTGATCGGCACTGTTGGCGGGGTCGGCTATCTGCGGCCCGCACCGGGCACCTGGGGTTCGCTTGCGGCGCTGCCGCTGGCCTGGGTCCTGCATCAGTTGGGCGGCTTTCCCCTGCTGGCTCTGGCGACACTGGGCGCTTTCGTTGCCGGGCTCTGGGCGACGCGCGTGATGACAGCGGGCCAGACCGATCACGACCCTTCGGAAATCGTCATCGACGAGGTGGCGGGCCAGTTCCTGGCGCTCTGGGCGCTGTCCTTGCCCGCCTGGTCACACGGGATCGAGATCTCGGCGCTCTGGCCCGGCTGGATCGCGGCCTTTGTCCTGTTTCGCCTGTTCGACATCACCAAACCCGGCCCGGTCGGCTGGGCCGACCGCAGGGGCGACCCGATGGGGGTGATGCTGGACGATATCATTGCCGGTCTTTTCGCCGCCATCGGCACTGCCCTGCTGGCGGCGCTTTCACATGGAGTACTGGGCCTATGA
- a CDS encoding CinA family protein, with protein sequence MNVADLLERAKARGTKIATAESCTGGMVIAALTDIPGSSAVVERGFVTYTNSAKQEMLGVRKASLDAYGAVSEQVAREMAEGALDHSRATLAVAITGIAGPGGSEFKPEGRVCFALAGDGIATSSETVDFGAPGRAQVRAAARDHALALLDRGLSLIAP encoded by the coding sequence ATGAACGTTGCCGACCTGCTGGAGCGTGCCAAGGCGCGCGGGACCAAGATCGCCACCGCCGAAAGCTGCACGGGCGGCATGGTGATCGCCGCCCTGACCGACATCCCCGGAAGCTCTGCCGTGGTCGAGCGCGGGTTCGTCACCTATACCAACAGCGCCAAGCAAGAGATGCTGGGCGTGCGCAAGGCCTCGCTTGACGCTTATGGCGCGGTGTCCGAACAGGTCGCGCGCGAAATGGCCGAGGGCGCGCTGGATCATTCCCGCGCCACGCTGGCGGTGGCGATCACCGGCATCGCCGGCCCCGGCGGGTCCGAGTTCAAGCCCGAGGGCCGGGTCTGTTTCGCGCTGGCCGGCGATGGCATCGCCACCAGCAGCGAAACGGTGGACTTCGGCGCCCCGGGCCGCGCTCAGGTGCGCGCGGCCGCGCGCGACCATGCGCTGGCGCTGCTGGATCGCGGCCTTTCCCTGATCGCCCCCTGA
- a CDS encoding ammonium transporter — protein MNGADTAWIIVATALVLFMTLPGLALFYGGLVRARNVLSVFMHCFAIACLMSILWLVAGYSIAFGGGTSGFWGGLDKVMLIGVTADSLSGTLPEILFFAFQMTFAIITPALIVGAYVERVGFGFVLTFSGLWMLLCYAPVVHWIWGGGMMSDGGIFGETGVRDFAGGIVVHETAGLAALIIAVMLGPRRNRTTPPHNPGFVMIGAAMLWVGWFGFNGGSQLAADGGAAMALTVTHISAATASLSWALWERIKYGKASLVGLVTGTIAGLASITPASGFVGPAAALLIGAVAGILCQEAVNLVRNWLRIDDTLDVFAVHGVGGIFGTLMIAVLGAGSWVAQLGGLVFVGLFTTGVTIVLVKVVALVTPLRVDAETETNGLDLSVHGERAYDMSS, from the coding sequence ATGAACGGAGCCGATACAGCCTGGATCATCGTGGCCACAGCCCTGGTCCTGTTCATGACATTGCCGGGGCTGGCCCTGTTCTATGGCGGCCTCGTTCGGGCCCGCAACGTGCTGAGCGTGTTCATGCACTGTTTCGCCATCGCCTGCCTGATGAGCATTCTGTGGCTGGTGGCGGGCTATTCCATCGCCTTTGGCGGCGGCACCTCGGGGTTTTGGGGTGGGCTGGACAAGGTGATGCTGATCGGCGTGACCGCCGACAGCCTCAGCGGTACATTGCCCGAGATCCTGTTCTTTGCCTTCCAGATGACCTTTGCCATCATCACCCCGGCGCTGATCGTCGGCGCCTATGTCGAGCGGGTGGGCTTCGGCTTTGTGCTCACCTTTTCGGGCCTCTGGATGCTGCTCTGCTATGCGCCGGTGGTGCACTGGATCTGGGGCGGCGGCATGATGTCCGATGGCGGAATCTTTGGCGAGACCGGTGTGCGCGATTTCGCTGGCGGCATCGTCGTACACGAAACCGCCGGTCTGGCGGCGCTGATCATCGCCGTGATGCTGGGGCCGCGCCGCAACCGCACCACCCCGCCGCATAACCCCGGTTTCGTGATGATCGGCGCGGCGATGCTGTGGGTGGGCTGGTTCGGCTTCAACGGCGGCTCGCAGCTGGCCGCTGATGGCGGTGCCGCCATGGCGCTGACCGTCACCCATATCTCGGCCGCCACCGCCTCGCTCAGCTGGGCGCTGTGGGAGCGGATCAAATATGGCAAGGCGTCGCTGGTGGGTCTGGTCACCGGCACCATCGCCGGGCTGGCCTCGATCACGCCCGCCAGCGGTTTTGTCGGCCCCGCCGCCGCGCTGCTGATCGGCGCGGTCGCCGGTATCCTGTGTCAGGAGGCGGTCAATCTGGTGCGCAACTGGCTCAGGATCGACGACACCCTCGACGTGTTCGCCGTGCACGGGGTCGGCGGCATCTTTGGCACCCTCATGATCGCCGTCCTCGGCGCCGGCAGCTGGGTCGCACAGCTGGGCGGGCTGGTGTTCGTGGGTCTCTTCACGACGGGTGTCACCATCGTGTTGGTCAAGGTGGTTGCACTTGTCACCCCGCTCAGGGTAGATGCCGAGACCGAAACAAACGGGCTCGACCTCTCCGTGCATGGTGAGCGGGCCTATGACATGAGCAGCTGA
- a CDS encoding GNAT family N-acetyltransferase has protein sequence MDLNYRRLGTQDVAAWRALMLEGTRDFPLGFLQSAAEVQALSGERCREILGYGALRGVFRQDALLGLCGYRPQMFARMAHRVELGPFYVTRKAQGTGVADRMMAGAIAEARSEGRSLVELYVDAENHRAIAFYQRHGFRLLARLPDCVRIDGGARVDLFYRLDLSPRDGA, from the coding sequence ATGGATTTGAACTATCGCAGGCTTGGAACGCAGGATGTCGCGGCATGGCGGGCGCTGATGCTGGAGGGCACGCGCGATTTCCCGCTGGGGTTCCTGCAAAGCGCTGCGGAGGTGCAGGCGCTGTCTGGCGAACGGTGCCGCGAGATACTGGGATATGGCGCGCTGCGCGGCGTGTTCCGGCAGGACGCGTTGCTGGGGCTCTGCGGCTATCGCCCGCAGATGTTTGCGCGCATGGCGCATCGGGTCGAACTGGGACCCTTTTACGTGACCCGCAAGGCGCAGGGCACCGGGGTGGCGGACCGGATGATGGCAGGGGCGATCGCCGAGGCGCGCAGCGAGGGGCGCAGCCTGGTCGAGCTTTATGTGGATGCGGAGAACCACCGCGCCATTGCCTTTTACCAGCGGCACGGGTTCCGGCTGCTGGCGCGCTTGCCCGATTGCGTGCGCATCGACGGTGGCGCGCGGGTCGATCTGTTCTATCGGTTGGACCTGAGCCCGCGGGACGGCGCATGA
- a CDS encoding MmgE/PrpD family protein gives MPELTRTLAEFATGSITTTPAARLVTSLSALDWIAVGRAGVEEPVSRILREMVLEEGGTARAHLFGGGAAPLRGAALVNGTVSHALDYDDTHFAHIGHPSVAVFPAVLAMAESRDAAIVELLEAALVGMELSVRVGLWLGRGHYQAGFHQTATAGAFGAAAAAGRLAGLTPQRMAQALGLTATRAAGLKAQFGTMGKPYNAGLAAAAGIEAVELVRRGFDANPLAMEGEYGFGATHHGADEMSALEGLGESWLFDQVSHKFHACCHGLHAALEAARSLDIAAPEVAQLSVRTHPRWLSVCNQQAPSTGLGAKFSYGTVLAMRALGHDTARLDSYSDALCADPRLIELRDRVEVIGDDSLSETQAHLSLLRRDGQRQEVSHDLMAPLTLAEREERVRAKAAKLIGGSLADEIWALLRTGGGAADLALRLSAS, from the coding sequence ATGCCAGAGTTGACCCGCACCCTTGCCGAATTCGCCACCGGTTCCATCACCACGACGCCCGCCGCCAGACTGGTCACGTCGCTGTCCGCGCTTGACTGGATCGCGGTCGGTCGGGCCGGGGTCGAAGAACCGGTCTCGCGCATCCTGCGCGAGATGGTGCTGGAGGAGGGCGGGACTGCGCGCGCGCATCTGTTCGGTGGCGGCGCGGCACCCCTGCGCGGGGCGGCGCTGGTCAACGGGACCGTGTCCCATGCGCTGGATTACGACGACACCCATTTCGCCCATATCGGCCACCCGTCGGTGGCGGTGTTCCCCGCCGTCCTGGCCATGGCCGAGTCGCGCGATGCCGCCATTGTCGAACTGCTGGAGGCCGCGCTGGTGGGGATGGAACTGTCGGTGCGCGTCGGTCTCTGGCTGGGGCGCGGGCATTATCAGGCGGGGTTTCACCAGACCGCCACCGCTGGCGCCTTTGGCGCCGCCGCCGCCGCCGGGCGGCTGGCCGGATTGACGCCGCAGCGGATGGCGCAGGCGCTGGGGTTGACCGCCACCCGTGCCGCCGGGCTGAAGGCGCAGTTCGGCACCATGGGCAAACCCTATAACGCGGGCCTTGCCGCCGCCGCCGGGATCGAGGCGGTGGAACTGGTGCGACGTGGTTTTGACGCCAATCCGCTGGCGATGGAGGGCGAATACGGCTTTGGCGCCACCCATCACGGCGCGGATGAGATGTCGGCGCTGGAGGGTCTGGGCGAGAGCTGGCTGTTCGACCAGGTCAGCCACAAGTTCCATGCCTGCTGCCACGGGCTGCATGCGGCGCTGGAGGCGGCGCGCAGTCTGGATATCGCCGCGCCCGAGGTGGCGCAGCTGAGCGTGCGCACCCATCCGCGCTGGCTGAGCGTGTGCAACCAGCAGGCGCCCAGCACCGGGCTGGGGGCCAAGTTCTCCTATGGCACGGTGCTGGCGATGCGGGCGCTGGGGCATGATACCGCGCGGCTTGACAGCTATTCGGACGCTCTTTGCGCCGATCCCCGTCTGATCGAACTGCGCGACCGGGTCGAGGTGATCGGCGATGACAGTCTGAGCGAGACCCAGGCGCATCTGTCGCTGCTGCGCCGCGACGGTCAACGGCAGGAGGTGAGCCACGACCTGATGGCGCCATTGACGCTTGCCGAGCGCGAGGAACGGGTACGCGCCAAGGCGGCCAAGCTGATCGGCGGCAGCCTTGCCGACGAGATCTGGGCCTTGCTGCGCACCGGCGGCGGGGCGGCCGATCTGGCCCTGCGCCTGAGTGCGAGCTGA
- a CDS encoding type II toxin-antitoxin system RatA family toxin gives MPTHSETRRLPYSAQQMYDLVADVAKYPQFLPWCAAARIRSITPQGAAQVMEADLVISFKVFRERFGSRVTLFPGEMRIDTEYLDGPFKYLKSDWAFADAPEGGCDVSFHVDFEFRNAILQGVIGLVFNEAMHRIVRAFEERARALYG, from the coding sequence ATGCCCACACATTCGGAAACCCGACGCCTGCCTTACAGTGCCCAGCAGATGTACGATCTGGTTGCCGATGTGGCGAAATATCCGCAATTCCTGCCCTGGTGCGCGGCCGCCCGCATCCGCAGCATCACGCCCCAGGGCGCGGCGCAGGTGATGGAGGCCGATCTGGTGATCTCGTTCAAGGTGTTTCGCGAACGGTTCGGCAGCCGGGTTACCCTGTTTCCGGGCGAGATGCGGATCGACACCGAATATCTGGACGGTCCGTTCAAATACCTGAAGTCCGACTGGGCCTTTGCCGATGCGCCCGAGGGGGGCTGCGACGTCTCCTTTCACGTGGATTTCGAATTCAGGAACGCCATCCTGCAAGGGGTGATCGGCCTTGTGTTCAACGAGGCGATGCACCGGATCGTGCGCGCCTTCGAGGAACGGGCAAGGGCGCTTTACGGCTGA
- the hpt gene encoding hypoxanthine phosphoribosyltransferase: protein MTDRAYVIDEMISAKAIAARIEALCREIQTEFADTDKLVVVGLLRGSFVFIADLVRELNLPIEVDFLEASSYGDAMESSREVRILKDLRSPIEGRDVLVVEDIVDTGHTLNHVTHLLLSRMPKRLKSIALLDKPSRREVDFRADWIGFEIPDEFVVGYGIDFAQRNRNLPFIGKVRFTEA, encoded by the coding sequence ATGACTGACCGCGCTTATGTTATTGACGAGATGATCTCGGCCAAGGCCATCGCGGCGCGGATTGAGGCGCTGTGCCGCGAGATCCAGACCGAGTTCGCCGATACCGACAAGCTGGTGGTGGTGGGCCTGTTGCGCGGCAGCTTCGTGTTCATCGCCGATCTGGTGCGCGAGCTTAATCTGCCGATCGAGGTCGATTTCCTAGAAGCCTCCTCTTATGGCGACGCGATGGAATCCAGCCGCGAGGTGCGTATCCTCAAGGACCTGCGCAGCCCGATCGAGGGGCGCGATGTGCTGGTGGTCGAGGATATCGTCGATACCGGTCACACGCTGAACCATGTCACCCATCTGCTGCTCAGCCGGATGCCGAAGCGGTTGAAATCCATTGCGCTGCTGGACAAGCCGAGCCGGCGCGAAGTGGATTTCCGCGCCGACTGGATAGGGTTCGAGATCCCCGATGAATTCGTGGTGGGCTATGGGATCGACTTTGCCCAACGCAACCGCAACCTGCCCTTCATCGGCAAGGTCCGCTTTACCGAAGCCTGA
- a CDS encoding LysR family transcriptional regulator translates to MHRLNWDDLQFVLSVVEAGSVAGASRQMGVNHATVLRRIAAFEESVGTQVFDRTPRGYVLRPDRLRLIAAAREVGQAVQSVHQLAQGLDAPLAGHVRVTSTDTLCQCLLPEILADLRQSAGELRLSLISTNSHLNLSRLEAELTLRPAPVLPEGLVGESPISMAFAAYAAPGCENAGWLGFDGAMRRSRPWAWLEPQLERGAAIGSADSFLVLREMVAQGLGRALLPCFIARDDPRLVRLEVGLPPETATPIWVACHEELADVPRLIRVRGLLCQALRARAARFGP, encoded by the coding sequence TTGCACAGGTTGAACTGGGACGATCTGCAATTCGTGCTGTCCGTGGTCGAAGCGGGCAGCGTCGCGGGGGCATCGCGGCAGATGGGGGTCAATCACGCCACCGTTCTGCGCCGCATCGCCGCCTTTGAGGAGAGCGTCGGCACCCAGGTGTTCGACCGCACCCCGCGCGGTTATGTGCTGCGTCCCGACCGGTTGCGGCTGATCGCGGCGGCCCGCGAGGTGGGGCAGGCGGTGCAGTCGGTGCACCAGCTGGCGCAGGGGCTGGATGCGCCTTTGGCCGGGCATGTGCGGGTGACCTCGACCGATACGCTATGCCAATGCCTGCTGCCCGAGATCCTCGCCGATCTGCGCCAGAGCGCGGGCGAATTGCGGCTGTCGCTGATCTCGACCAACAGCCACCTGAACCTGTCGCGGCTCGAGGCCGAGCTGACCCTGCGCCCGGCCCCGGTCCTGCCCGAAGGGCTGGTGGGCGAGAGCCCGATCAGCATGGCCTTTGCCGCCTATGCGGCGCCGGGCTGCGAAAACGCGGGCTGGCTGGGCTTTGACGGGGCGATGCGGCGGTCGCGCCCCTGGGCCTGGTTGGAACCGCAGCTGGAGCGTGGTGCCGCGATCGGGTCGGCCGACAGTTTCCTGGTACTGCGCGAGATGGTGGCGCAGGGGCTGGGGCGGGCCTTGCTGCCCTGCTTCATCGCGCGTGACGATCCCCGTCTGGTGCGGCTTGAGGTCGGCCTGCCACCCGAGACCGCAACCCCGATCTGGGTCGCCTGTCACGAGGAGCTGGCCGATGTGCCGCGTCTGATCCGGGTGCGCGGCCTTCTCTGCCAGGCGCTGCGCGCGCGGGCGGCGCGGTTCGGCCCGTGA
- a CDS encoding c-type cytochrome: MFAKTKTAIAAATLCAVGGLALAGSHAQGEFAREIKARQAQMTLYAFNLGILGAMAKGEAEYDAEAAALAANNLAAAKSIWMPTAWPAGSDNASVEGTRALPAIWAADSDIGAKSQAMGEAVAALQAAAGTDLEALRGAIGPVGASCGGCHKPFRAEE, translated from the coding sequence ATGTTTGCAAAGACCAAGACCGCCATCGCCGCCGCCACGCTGTGTGCCGTGGGGGGGCTGGCCCTGGCCGGTAGCCATGCACAGGGCGAATTCGCCCGTGAAATCAAGGCCCGCCAGGCGCAGATGACGCTGTACGCCTTCAACCTCGGTATCCTGGGCGCCATGGCCAAGGGCGAGGCCGAGTATGATGCCGAGGCCGCCGCGCTGGCCGCCAACAACCTGGCCGCCGCCAAGTCGATCTGGATGCCCACCGCCTGGCCCGCCGGGTCCGACAATGCCTCGGTCGAGGGGACCCGCGCTCTGCCCGCGATCTGGGCCGCCGATTCGGATATCGGCGCCAAGTCGCAGGCGATGGGTGAGGCGGTCGCGGCCCTGCAGGCCGCCGCCGGGACCGATCTTGAAGCGCTGCGCGGGGCCATCGGCCCGGTTGGCGCCTCTTGCGGCGGGTGTCACAAGCCCTTCCGCGCCGAAGAGTGA